Part of the Eikenella corrodens genome is shown below.
TCGTTAACCTCTGGTATGGCCGCCGCCGCAAACTGAGTAATTTGTCCATCGGCATCATCCTGCCTACCGCCAAGGAGCACTAAGATGGATTTCTTCCACCGTTTGAAACACGACATCCCGTTCATGAGCTACGGCAAAATCACTACCCTGATTTCGCTGATTACCTTCATTGCAGCCGTGTTTTTCCTCGTCACCAAAGGGCTCAACTACTCGGTTGAGTTCACCGGCGGCACCGTTATCGAGGTGCAATACGCCAAAGAAGGCGCCGACCCGAACCAAGTGCGCACCCGCCTGAACGAGCTCAAAATGGGCGAAGCCCAAGTGCAAAGTTTGGGCACCAACAAGCAGCTGATGATCCGCCTGCCCAACCGCCAAGACATGACCTCTGCCCAGCTCTCCAACAACGTATTGGAACTGCTGCGCAAAGACCATGCCGACGCCAGCCTGCGCAAAGTTGAATTCATCGGCCCGCAGGTGGGCGAAGAGCTGGTTACCCACGGCCTGTTGGCCTTGGGCATGGTGGTGGTCGGCATCATCATCTACCTCTCCGTGCGCTTCGAATGGCGCTTCGCCGTATCCGCCATCATCGCCAATATGCACGACGTGGTGGTGATTCTCGGCTGCTTTGCCCTGTTCCAATGGGAGTTTTCGCTCACCGTGCTGGCCGGGGTCCTGGCCGTGCTCGGCTATTCGGTGAACGAATCGGTGGTGGTGTTCGACCGTATCCGTGAGAATATCCACAAACCCGCCATGCGCGGCAAAACCATCCCGCAGATTATCGACAACGCCATCACCGCCACCATGAGCCGTACCATCATCACCCACGGTTCTACCGAAGCCATGGTGGTATCCATGTTGGTATTTGGCGGCGCGGCCCTGCACGGCTTTGCCATCGCACTCACCATCGGTATCGTGTTCGGCATCTACTCCTCCGTACTGGTAGCCAGCCCGCTGCTCCTCTTCTTCGGCCTCACTCGCGAAAACATCCACAAACCACAGAAACAGAAAGAAGAAGCCGTGGTATAAGCAGCCGCTCATTCCGACAGGCATCAAAACGGC
Proteins encoded:
- the secF gene encoding protein translocase subunit SecF translates to MDFFHRLKHDIPFMSYGKITTLISLITFIAAVFFLVTKGLNYSVEFTGGTVIEVQYAKEGADPNQVRTRLNELKMGEAQVQSLGTNKQLMIRLPNRQDMTSAQLSNNVLELLRKDHADASLRKVEFIGPQVGEELVTHGLLALGMVVVGIIIYLSVRFEWRFAVSAIIANMHDVVVILGCFALFQWEFSLTVLAGVLAVLGYSVNESVVVFDRIRENIHKPAMRGKTIPQIIDNAITATMSRTIITHGSTEAMVVSMLVFGGAALHGFAIALTIGIVFGIYSSVLVASPLLLFFGLTRENIHKPQKQKEEAVV